The genomic interval AAGTTAAAGGAAGTAATTAGGGAAAACAACGAGGTGTTCCTTATTTTTGAGTACATGGTGAGGACCTTTTTGCTTCTCATtgtctgaatttttttttttcaattataaCCTTCACTCAAGCAGAATTGTATCATGTTCTTAATTTGGTTGTTAGCTGAATCACGGCTtatcaaataaatataaattaggtAATTTGTGTCTGATTCTAAACTTTACTTTTACAGAACTATAATTTGTATGAAATAATGAAAGAACGACAAAGACCCTTTTCAGAGGATGAAATTAGGAGCTTTATGTCTCAACTACTGGATGGACTTAATCATATGCATAGAAGGGGATATTTCCACCGAGATCTAAAACCAGGTATGAATTTTCTGTCATTGTTGTGCTCTCAAATCTCAATCATCCGAGTAGTTTGAACTTTTTACATTGTATGTTAATTAACATTAATAATTTTGTTTCCCATAAAGAGAATTTGCTGGTGACAAACGATATTCTTAAAGTTGCCGATTTTGGATTGGCTAGAGAAGTGTCATCAACGCCTCCTTATACTGAATATGTTTCCACACGCTGGTGAGTCATATGGTTCGTCTTATATTGTGTTTTCTTATTGAGAACATGTCCATGCACAACTGTGGGTGCACGTCTGCGGGTGAATGGTGCTGCTTGTGTTTGCATGTGTATACCGCTATGCAGACTAATAGTATTGTCGTTTCATGGTGCTTGTGGCCATCCTAGGTATCGAGCACCGGAAGTCCTGTTGCAGGCCAAGTCATATACTCCTGCAGTTGGTAATCGTCTTCTTACTTTTCCTCCTTCATCGCACCTTTGTTGATATctgtaccaaaaaaaaaaaaaaacttctgaGGTTATTAAAAGTGTTGTCTTCCTGTGATTAGGCTGCAGGAGGTTTTCCTATATTATGCTTGACTATCtcttggttttttttcttcaactgATGGTTaagaaatacaaaacaatatgcAGACATGTGGGCAGCAGGTGCAATCTTAGCTGAGCTTTTTACTTTGTCCCCTATTTTCCCTGGTGAAAGGTGATTATATCACTCCCACATCTGGCCAATTGACAAATTCATTTAGATTATTCTCCTGAAATAAGAGAGCCTCTCACTACTTCTTACAAAAACTATTTTTTCTCAATGGACAGTGAAATAGATCAGCTGTACAAGATATGCCGTGTACTTGGTACACCAGACTTGACAATCTTCCCTGAAGGAACAAATATATCTCGATTATTTGGCATTATCAATTTTGAAAAGGTAAGCTTTTGTGATGACCTCTTTATTAGTGTTTCCATGTGTATTTGGCTTCCACTTATCATGTCTTTCTTGTGAATAGATCTTGCCTGCAGATCTCTCTGATATCATTCCAACTGCAAGTGCAGAGGCTATTGATTTGATCACGGTAGGAGTTGTTTATATAGTTTGCTTCTATTAATAATTACAATAAAAATTTGTTAATGCTTTAGAATTCAATTTTCTCTTGATAATTTGTATAATACTTTACTATTGTATCCTTTCTGTCTGTAGAAACTCTGCACATGGGACCCATCAAAGAGGCCAACTTCAGATGAAACATTGCAACATCCTTTCTTCCATGTAATATATCTTTTGAACTATTATTTTTTGTCTTTTATATTAGTTAAATGCAATCCTATATATGTATCAACTGACTGACATACAATATATAGGTGGTCTGGGTTCATCGTTCACTGCATGATCCACTTGACCTGAAGCTAAGTAACACAGGTAGGGTCTTGAGCCTctctgtttcttttcaatttgtatACCTCCCGTATAGTAGTGTCTATTACTAaatttttcaatctttttggtttttgaCTTCTCTGGTGTATTATTCATAGGGACAAAGCCAACACTTGAGTTAAAACTGTCGGACTTTGGTGCTGAACCTGAGGATTGCTTTCTTGGCTTGACGTTGGCTGTGAAACCCAGTGTTCCAGACTTCGGTAGATTTCATTATCCCTCTTTTTCGTACATCACTACATGTGTATTTATGTTTGGCTATGGGTAAACTAAAATAAATCATTGCACAAGAGTTTAATTTAGATGCAATCATTACGTGCTGCCATGTTCGTAGGTagcttttttgtttctttttgtgATATTTCTTTGATCCAGTTATGTTTGTGTTGGCCCTGCTTTATTTCAAGCCCTAGGGACTAATTGTCTCGATGGTCAACCATATCATCATTTGCTATAAGCCGAAAATGCTGCACTTCTTCCCACATGATACTGGTGAACATTCATCAAATCTTGCAGAATCAATTTTGACCCATCAAATGTTGAGGAACTATGTAACCAATCACGAGACCTTAGTTATTAGTTATTACTCGTTAACATAGCTCTTAGTAAGTGTTGGAGCATTCCTGTAGTAACTCTGCATTTTTTATAAGTTCCTGGAAGTACTATCTCTGGATACTTTTATCTGTCCGTTGATAATGTTAGTGGCAATTTCCACATTGATGACTACCTTCAGTAGCATCTAAAAATTCCTGAATTTTAGCCCTTAATAGGTCTTCATCTCTCCATAGATTACCTCTTGATATATGTAATGAGTTGCTCTTATGAAACCCCTTTACATTTGTTCATATTACTCTGCTATAATGTCATACTGCCCAATATCTTTTGGTTAATAACTATCTAATTACTGTTATTCAAAGTCAAGTTAATGATAAGCATCATCAATCCCAGAATTGTGGTGATTAAAAAATTCATTCTTGCAGCCATTTTTATAAATCTTTCTGTTTTGGGTTTCCCTTGCAGTTTAATCTTGCTTCAGAGAGCTACATTCATTCGTCTACTTGATTGTGTTATGCAGATGTGGTTCATGATGTATCTCAGCATATAGAGGAGGTGAGTGGAACTATTTCCACAGGAACTTCTCCACCAGAGACAACTTGGATAGGCCTCTTTGCCATTCGTTTTTTGGGACATATTATTTCTCAGAGAATTAGAACCGAGTCAACCAACTAATAGAAAATTGACTGTAATTTGAATTATgttgatttcattttgcagGATGCACTATTTTGCTCTGGTTTGGAAGATCATTCAGCACGGTCTGGTAACTATTTTGGTCCTTTCTCCAGTCATCCCTTTTAGATTAATAGTCCTCCTTTAATTAGGAAGGGGAAAAAGCTTAGTATCTGCTTGTACGTTTGCAATGCAATAATAATTTCCCCTGAAGATAAATATGAATTAGGTAGCTTACTCTACTGCTGtaaaaatttataatataGGCTATcgaaaattttttttgtttatactGCAAAAGAACGTGGCTTTGAGTAAAAATGGGATAAAAGAAGGAAAATCTGCCTTTTCTTGGATTACTTTTTCGTCAAACTCTAATCTGTTGCTGTTCCTGTTCCTGCTCCAGTATTTTGGTCTCTAATGCCTCCTGGTCAAGGTGGAATATGCGCTCCAGTTGAGCCTTCGTTTTCTTTGTCATTCAGGTCAGTTCACATTTAATATAGACAATAGTTGATCGTTGCTATGACACAACTGGTATATGTAATTAAAGACTTACAGCGAACATATTTTCATATTGGGTTTTGCTTTGgatattttgttttggtaagaaCCTATATCTTTTGGGTTGTGTGATCTGCCGACAAAATCAATCTAATTTAGTGTAAAGTTTATACATATGATTGAGCCTTATTACTGGTGGGCAATTTAGAAACGCTTAATCAAGATATTGTTGCGTTGagttattttaaatatattataccatatttccttattttttttgtcttgcAACTAAATAGCATGCCCCGTGTACCAAGCAAGGGTGAAGTGTTCAAGATTATACTCTACTATACGTTCCAGTGCAGTAGGGAAGGGAATATGACCGATTGAAAGCAATGATAGACCATTATCATGATTGTATAATTGTACTTGTCATATAAAATTCTGATAAAATAATGATTAACATTCGCACTTCACAACTTCCTTTTCCGCAGTTCAATTCAACATCCATCAGTCAGAGTTCCACAATCAGCAGGGTACCCCATGCCATCTTTGCAGTCTAACATCGCAGACGGTCCATTACTAGCAATGTCTTCTCCCTTCCAGCAAAGTCATTGGCACTGAGTGATTCAAGGCAATAAAACTGATGAATGACCCAAGAACGTGGACTGAAACTTATTTGATCTGTTAATACAAAGGTTTAATGAGCACAGTATAGTGTTGTACATTGGACATGAATACATTTTTCAGGCAATGAATTTGTATCTTTTACACCAAGTGCTTGTTTGCCTGGTGTTTTTCCCATATGAATTTCGCGAATTTACAACTGGAACACCTAATAGTATTCAGTTGGGCAGATCAATTGTACTATTAGATATACTTTTTGAATCAGAGCCAGACTCAAGACATGATTATATAAATTTCATTAAGCTTTTCAACCGATTTCTTGAACCTTTATACTCTTCTAAGTCTGGCCTTGAAAACTTGTTCAGCAGTCAACACTCGAAAGATTGATGTAAATTTACCTCATTTTATACCattcaaaatgaaaagaattTAAGAATCTTGATTGCGTGATAGATACGAGAGTGCGTGTGATCAGTTCCACGTTCAGTCTCTATcaacaacatttttttttttagagtgGTTCAACTTCTATAAAACCCTTTATACTCTCCAAGACTTAACTCACAAgttaaacaaaataaaattcgaTTCCCACccaaacaaaaagaagaaaggaacCACCGTGAGTCTCGTCTCTGTAATCTGAAACTGCAAGAGAGCACTCATGGGTGGTGGTAAAGCCAGTCCTCCTGGTAGTGGTAAGCACAATTTTTCCGTTTAAATTTTGTAACTTTGTGTTCTGGGTGCCCCAAAGATTGCGTCTTTCGAGCTTTTGACATGTTGGGTCAGTGACACAGTAGATGATTTCAAACATACAGTTGCAGGGGATGAAGACTCCTCACTGGACCAGGACTCTTCCCAGCTTTCTTTTCCTCTTCTCAGGTTCCGAAAGTTTTCAGCTTTTTTGTTTACTCCCTATTTGATCATGTTTTGTTCTTGTGTTATGTCAATTATGCATGATGGTAACATAGGTAGAAGTAGAACCcatatttcaatttttctGTTTAAAGAGTTAGTGAGTTATACTGAAGAAAGTGGAATTTGGGTTTGTTGTGAATTTTTCTGAGAGTGGGTGTTTGGTGGAGCAGGAGTGAATTGAGCATGGAGGATGAAGATGGTGCTGTGGATAAAGATAGTCGGAGTGGTTCGGTGTTTAGGGACTATAGCAGACTGCGTGATTGGGAGGCCAAAGAGAGGATGAGGGAAACTGTTTATAGGAAGATTATGCAGAGTGGTGAGTTATCGTCGGTTCAAGGCAAACATTTGAAAGAGGCCAAGGACAAAATACTGAGGTAACCAACCTGTCACATTAAGATTTATGTTGATAAAAACATTTAGTATTGTCATTGGATTGTT from Argentina anserina chromosome 2, drPotAnse1.1, whole genome shotgun sequence carries:
- the LOC126782745 gene encoding serine/threonine-protein kinase MHK, which codes for MERYKILEELGDGTCGSVYKARDWRTNEIVAVKKMKRKFFFWEEYWRLQEIKVLRKLNHPNIIKLKEVIRENNEVFLIFEYMNYNLYEIMKERQRPFSEDEIRSFMSQLLDGLNHMHRRGYFHRDLKPENLLVTNDILKVADFGLAREVSSTPPYTEYVSTRWYRAPEVLLQAKSYTPAVDMWAAGAILAELFTLSPIFPGESEIDQLYKICRVLGTPDLTIFPEGTNISRLFGIINFEKILPADLSDIIPTASAEAIDLITKLCTWDPSKRPTSDETLQHPFFHVVWVHRSLHDPLDLKLSNTGTKPTLELKLSDFGAEPEDCFLGLTLAVKPSVPDFDVVHDVSQHIEEDALFCSGLEDHSARSVFWSLMPPGQGGICAPVEPSFSLSFSSIQHPSVRVPQSAGYPMPSLQSNIADGPLLAMSSPFQQSHWH